One Glaciihabitans arcticus DNA window includes the following coding sequences:
- a CDS encoding ABC transporter permease produces the protein MTTVRPGEAPPAGRGDSERPVRPNRLAAWRRSDRISVFGPPVALVLLIVGFSILNPQFRTMGNFRSILDTAAVLAVVAVGLTFVLMLGAIDLSVEGIMAASALSFALLIANNRNDIDLGFFAVVLAVGVGAVFGGANGLLSTRLRIPSFMTTLGVSAIGIGVATVLFGGVQPTIRSAGVTAWATGDIVGLTPLTFVAVGVILLGVGLERYTRFGRYARVVGGAEDLALLSGIPVRRYKTLVFAFAGAIYGLAGVMVTIKLGSGIVAVGSGLNFAAITAAVIGGTLLSGGRGGVLHSIVGVLIVSVLANGLVLIGVDSNFQTAVQGFVVVAAVAITNWPLRRRLRVVK, from the coding sequence ATGACAACCGTTCGGCCGGGGGAAGCACCCCCGGCCGGACGGGGCGACAGCGAGCGTCCCGTCCGGCCCAACCGTTTGGCCGCCTGGCGACGCTCCGACCGGATCAGCGTCTTCGGCCCACCCGTCGCCCTCGTTCTTCTGATCGTGGGCTTCTCGATCCTCAATCCCCAGTTCCGCACCATGGGCAACTTCCGCAGCATCCTCGACACTGCGGCCGTGCTCGCGGTCGTGGCCGTCGGGCTGACCTTCGTGCTGATGCTCGGCGCCATCGACCTCTCAGTCGAAGGCATCATGGCCGCGTCAGCGCTCTCTTTCGCGCTGCTGATCGCCAACAATCGCAACGACATAGACCTCGGCTTCTTCGCGGTCGTACTAGCGGTGGGAGTCGGTGCCGTGTTCGGCGGGGCCAACGGGCTGCTCTCGACACGATTGCGCATCCCGTCATTCATGACGACGCTCGGGGTCTCGGCGATCGGCATCGGGGTGGCGACTGTGCTGTTCGGCGGCGTGCAACCGACGATCCGATCCGCTGGCGTCACCGCGTGGGCCACCGGCGACATCGTCGGCCTCACGCCCCTCACCTTCGTCGCGGTCGGCGTGATCCTGCTCGGCGTCGGCCTCGAGCGGTACACCCGGTTCGGCCGGTACGCGCGGGTGGTCGGTGGCGCAGAGGACCTCGCGCTGCTGTCCGGTATCCCGGTCCGACGCTACAAGACCCTGGTGTTCGCATTCGCGGGTGCCATCTACGGGCTCGCCGGCGTGATGGTCACCATCAAGCTCGGCTCGGGCATCGTGGCCGTCGGAAGCGGTCTCAACTTCGCGGCGATCACCGCCGCTGTCATCGGTGGCACGCTGCTCTCGGGCGGCCGTGGCGGCGTGCTGCACTCCATCGTCGGAGTGCTCATCGTCTCTGTGCTCGCCAACGGCCTCGTGCTCATCGGGGTCGACTCCAACTTCCAGACCGCCGTGCAGGGCTTCGTCGTCGTCGCGGCGGTCGCCATCACGAACTGGCCCCTGCGCCGCAGATTGAGAGTCGTGAAATGA
- a CDS encoding sugar ABC transporter substrate-binding protein produces MTRSHRALALATAAAALFALAGCSAEGGGGGGGDAACAPEDITFVGQVRNETNPYEKSWLDGGQEFATSVDLEQKRLTYDGESPKQLEQIRQELSTGNPECMVLNVLTNTDADTTPVVKAAQDAGAYVVTQWNKPADLHPWDGYDKWIAHITYDGKDSGYQIAVALFESMGGKGGVIALQGQAANVTAENRFAGLEQALSEYPDIKLLDQQAADWDRTKAFDTTGTLLTKHGDAIGGVWAANDDMALGAYKALEAASRDDVGVVGIDAVPEAVQAIADGTMVATVSSDGPWQGGIGLAMGYCALTGELDVADLSNENREFFAEQVLITTDNSADYLTPKANLADFECGKLFDRVAGPLE; encoded by the coding sequence ATGACGCGTTCGCACCGCGCGCTCGCCCTAGCGACCGCCGCTGCCGCACTGTTTGCGCTAGCCGGATGTAGCGCCGAAGGCGGAGGTGGAGGCGGCGGCGATGCAGCCTGCGCCCCCGAGGACATCACCTTCGTCGGCCAGGTCCGCAACGAAACCAACCCCTACGAGAAGTCGTGGCTCGACGGTGGCCAGGAGTTCGCTACCTCGGTCGACCTCGAGCAGAAGCGCCTCACGTACGACGGCGAGTCGCCGAAGCAGCTCGAGCAGATCCGACAGGAGCTCAGCACCGGCAACCCCGAGTGCATGGTGCTCAACGTTCTGACCAACACCGACGCCGACACGACTCCGGTCGTCAAGGCGGCACAGGATGCCGGCGCCTACGTCGTCACCCAGTGGAACAAGCCGGCCGACCTGCACCCGTGGGACGGCTACGACAAGTGGATCGCGCACATCACCTACGACGGCAAGGACTCCGGCTACCAGATCGCCGTCGCCCTGTTCGAGTCGATGGGTGGCAAGGGCGGCGTGATCGCCCTACAGGGCCAGGCCGCCAACGTGACCGCCGAGAACCGGTTCGCCGGCCTCGAGCAGGCACTGAGCGAGTACCCGGACATCAAGCTGCTCGACCAGCAGGCGGCCGACTGGGATCGCACCAAGGCCTTCGACACCACCGGAACGCTCCTCACCAAGCACGGTGACGCGATCGGCGGCGTCTGGGCTGCAAACGACGACATGGCGCTCGGCGCGTACAAGGCCCTCGAGGCAGCGAGCCGCGATGATGTCGGCGTCGTCGGCATCGACGCCGTCCCGGAGGCTGTGCAGGCCATCGCCGACGGCACCATGGTCGCGACCGTCTCGAGCGACGGCCCGTGGCAGGGTGGAATCGGCCTGGCGATGGGCTACTGCGCCCTGACCGGTGAGCTGGATGTAGCTGACCTGTCGAACGAGAACCGTGAGTTCTTCGCCGAGCAGGTGCTGATCACGACCGACAACTCGGCCGACTACCTCACGCCGAAGGCGAACCTTGCCGACTTCGAGTGCGGCAAGCTGTTCGACCGCGTCGCCGGCCCGCTGGAGTAG
- a CDS encoding IclR family transcriptional regulator has protein sequence MSADEEDVEFMPVKSADRTLEVLEYLSAHGSGGLVTMSKDLGIPKSSLHGLLRTLEHRGWAESDPTRSFYRLGLNALITGASYVEQDMVVSRTSEVLDELADATGETVHLGRLEGGEVVYMAKRESKHPLRMFSAIGRRLPAHATALGKAMLAELPDERIRAILPETLAPSTEYTITTTAALVDHLAGVRRSGYAIDDQEATLGLRCFAVTLPFGHPSKDAISCSVPFARLTESREQEIVDLLLAAQRQLTNQYDSRRTG, from the coding sequence GTGAGTGCAGATGAAGAGGATGTCGAATTTATGCCGGTCAAGTCCGCCGACCGCACACTCGAGGTGCTGGAGTACCTCAGTGCGCACGGCTCGGGCGGCCTTGTCACTATGTCGAAAGACCTCGGGATTCCGAAGAGCAGTCTGCACGGCCTGCTGCGCACGCTCGAGCATCGCGGCTGGGCGGAGTCGGATCCGACGCGCTCCTTCTACCGTCTCGGACTCAACGCCCTGATCACCGGGGCGTCCTACGTCGAGCAGGACATGGTCGTTTCCCGCACATCCGAAGTGCTCGACGAGCTCGCCGACGCGACAGGCGAGACCGTTCACCTCGGCCGCCTCGAGGGCGGCGAAGTCGTCTATATGGCCAAGCGCGAGTCGAAACATCCGCTGCGCATGTTCTCCGCGATCGGCCGACGTCTGCCGGCGCACGCGACGGCTCTCGGCAAGGCGATGCTCGCCGAGCTTCCCGACGAGCGAATCCGCGCGATTCTGCCCGAGACGCTCGCGCCTTCGACCGAGTACACGATCACGACCACCGCGGCACTCGTCGACCACCTCGCGGGCGTACGCCGGTCGGGCTACGCGATCGACGACCAGGAGGCGACACTCGGCCTCCGCTGCTTCGCCGTGACCCTGCCATTCGGCCACCCGTCGAAGGACGCGATCAGCTGCTCCGTGCCCTTCGCCCGACTGACCGAATCCCGCGAGCAGGAGATCGTCGATCTGCTGCTCGCAGCCCAACGCCAGCTCACCAACCAGTACGACTCCCGTCGCACCGGTTGA
- the eda gene encoding bifunctional 4-hydroxy-2-oxoglutarate aldolase/2-dehydro-3-deoxy-phosphogluconate aldolase, with translation MTDSIAAAVASAGIVPVLVIDDVASGPQLFAALSEGGIRCVEITLRTDAALGLIELAARDFPELLVGAGTVLSVADVDRVADAGARFAVSPGFDDAVVAHSLARGMLPVPGVATATEVTRARAAGLSHLKFFPAEPLGGVAAISALSGPFADVRFMPSGGLTASNSAAYLRSPAVFAISGAWMATREMIAAGDWSTITRLSREVVDAVGTR, from the coding sequence ATGACTGACAGCATCGCTGCTGCGGTCGCATCGGCCGGCATCGTGCCGGTGCTCGTCATTGACGACGTGGCAAGCGGCCCACAGCTGTTCGCGGCCCTGAGCGAGGGCGGCATCCGGTGCGTGGAGATCACCCTCCGCACGGACGCGGCGCTCGGCCTCATCGAGCTCGCCGCGCGCGACTTTCCCGAGCTGCTGGTCGGCGCTGGCACGGTGCTGTCCGTCGCCGATGTCGACCGGGTGGCGGATGCCGGAGCACGTTTCGCAGTGAGCCCCGGCTTTGATGACGCGGTCGTCGCGCACTCCCTGGCGCGAGGAATGCTGCCCGTGCCCGGCGTCGCCACGGCGACCGAGGTGACTCGCGCTCGCGCGGCCGGCCTCTCGCACCTCAAGTTCTTTCCCGCCGAGCCCCTCGGCGGCGTGGCCGCCATCTCGGCGCTGTCGGGACCATTCGCCGATGTGCGCTTTATGCCGAGCGGGGGCCTCACGGCCTCGAACTCGGCGGCGTACCTCCGGAGCCCCGCGGTCTTCGCGATCAGCGGCGCGTGGATGGCGACGCGAGAGATGATCGCCGCAGGCGACTGGTCGACGATCACGCGGCTGAGCCGTGAGGTCGTGGATGCGGTCGGAACACGATGA
- a CDS encoding SDR family oxidoreductase, with translation MSALAHFSLEGRTALVTGGSRGIGKAIALSLADAGADVILAVRDGNGTDTQNALTELGRYAGTVTVDLADASATHAVATELAHSHTIDILVNNAGHISRGPAIDVTPEDWAGVVDVNLTAAFLLSQAIGAVMVERGRGKIINVASLLSFQGGIGVASYTASKHGLQGLTRALSNEWAASGVQVNAIAPGYIATDNTAPLRSDEARASEILGRIPSGRWGEASDIGGAAIFLASSASDYVTGHTLVVDGGWMAR, from the coding sequence GTGAGCGCGCTCGCCCACTTTTCGCTCGAGGGGCGCACGGCCCTGGTCACGGGCGGGAGCCGAGGCATTGGCAAGGCAATCGCGCTGTCACTCGCGGACGCCGGGGCAGACGTCATCCTCGCGGTGCGCGACGGCAATGGCACCGACACCCAGAATGCCCTCACCGAACTCGGCCGATACGCCGGCACGGTCACCGTCGATCTTGCCGACGCGAGCGCGACCCACGCGGTGGCCACCGAGCTTGCGCACAGCCACACCATCGACATCCTGGTCAACAACGCCGGCCACATCAGCCGCGGACCGGCGATCGACGTCACCCCCGAGGATTGGGCCGGTGTCGTCGACGTGAACCTCACCGCGGCGTTCCTGCTCAGCCAGGCAATCGGTGCCGTGATGGTCGAACGCGGTCGCGGCAAAATCATCAACGTCGCCAGCCTGCTCTCGTTCCAGGGAGGCATCGGCGTGGCGAGCTATACCGCGAGCAAGCACGGTCTGCAGGGACTCACGAGAGCCCTCTCGAACGAATGGGCGGCGTCCGGTGTTCAGGTCAACGCGATCGCACCCGGCTACATAGCTACTGACAACACGGCCCCGCTTCGCTCAGACGAAGCGCGGGCCTCCGAGATCCTCGGCCGCATACCCAGCGGTCGGTGGGGTGAGGCGTCAGACATCGGAGGGGCCGCGATATTCCTCGCATCCTCCGCGTCTGACTATGTCACCGGGCACACCCTCGTCGTCGACGGCGGGTGGATGGCCAGATGA
- the kduI gene encoding 5-dehydro-4-deoxy-D-glucuronate isomerase codes for MQRITTRYSSSPRHVDGATTDELRSQFLIESLFAEGEFRGSYIHDDRMLVAGAVPGDDDLVPSGFEVLGTESLLEHREAGIINLGGPGSVVVDGTAHDLDNFDTIYVGRGSEIAVRGKGARFYLVSALAHTTYPTRVILRSEVEPVVISDDRGAGARRLYRVIWGGGEPTCQLQMGFTVLEPHSVWNTLPPHLHPRRTEVYLYTDVPADARVMHFMGEPSNTRHLVVADGEAVIAPAWSIHMGAGTAPYSFVWAMAGENTDYGDTSGVPVTELR; via the coding sequence ATGCAGAGAATCACTACCCGCTACTCAAGCTCCCCTCGCCACGTCGATGGAGCCACGACCGATGAACTGCGCTCGCAGTTCCTCATCGAGTCCCTCTTCGCCGAGGGAGAATTCCGCGGCTCCTATATCCACGATGACCGGATGCTCGTTGCCGGCGCAGTGCCTGGTGACGACGATCTCGTGCCCTCCGGCTTCGAGGTGCTGGGCACCGAGTCCCTGCTCGAGCACCGCGAAGCGGGCATCATCAACCTCGGAGGCCCCGGCTCGGTCGTGGTCGACGGCACAGCTCACGACCTCGATAACTTCGACACGATCTACGTCGGTCGCGGATCCGAGATTGCGGTCCGGGGCAAGGGTGCCCGCTTCTATCTCGTCTCGGCCCTCGCGCACACCACCTACCCGACGCGCGTCATCCTGCGTTCGGAGGTCGAACCGGTTGTCATCAGCGACGACCGCGGTGCCGGCGCCCGACGCCTGTACCGCGTCATCTGGGGCGGCGGCGAGCCGACCTGCCAGCTGCAGATGGGCTTCACCGTCCTCGAGCCGCACTCGGTCTGGAACACGCTTCCGCCCCACCTGCATCCGCGTCGTACCGAGGTCTACCTCTACACCGACGTGCCCGCCGACGCGCGCGTTATGCACTTCATGGGCGAGCCGAGCAACACCCGCCACCTTGTCGTCGCTGACGGCGAGGCAGTGATCGCACCGGCCTGGAGCATCCACATGGGCGCGGGTACCGCGCCCTACAGCTTCGTCTGGGCGATGGCCGGTGAGAACACCGACTATGGCGACACCTCCGGTGTGCCCGTGACGGAACTAAGGTGA
- a CDS encoding tautomerase family protein codes for MPNITVQLLAGRSIDQRRTFVEAVTQSAVDALGARQQDVRIVFEEITPDIVANGGVFASEDASRAGVVARHASGSDD; via the coding sequence GTGCCGAACATCACCGTGCAGTTGCTCGCAGGCAGGTCGATCGACCAGCGCCGCACCTTCGTCGAGGCTGTGACGCAGAGCGCCGTCGACGCGCTCGGCGCACGCCAGCAGGACGTGCGGATCGTGTTCGAGGAGATCACGCCCGACATCGTGGCCAACGGCGGAGTTTTCGCCAGTGAAGACGCGAGCCGGGCCGGCGTCGTCGCAAGGCACGCCTCCGGAAGCGATGACTGA